The stretch of DNA GGGATGTCGAAGTTCTTGCTCTTGATCACGTCCTCAACCTTGAAAGAGGACAAATTATCGGAAAGCTTGAGCCGGCTGATCCGGTTGTCCATGTTCTGGACGGCCCATAGGGTGTGGTCTTTCACCAGGATCCCGTCGATGAACTCCAGGTTCGGACCTTTGATCCTGTCGCTCTTTCCCGTCTCAGGATCCACGGCGTAGAGGGCCTCATCCCTGGTGTGGGCAACAATCAGCGTGTCTCCATCTTCAGCTACTGCGATGCCATTCATGCCGAAGTCGTTGGGGCCCAAGGCAGATGCCGCGTCGCCCTTCACAGTCAGGGTCCTGACCGCCTTGCGCACCTCACCCGAGTGGCTGACCTTCACCAGGTAGAGCTCGCCATATTTTGAGTTGGTGAACCACGCGCCATCGTCGGTGAGGGTCACATCATTGATGAACGAACCAGTCTTCGTGGTCAGCGTGACCTCGGCCACCGTCTTGCGGGTTTCGGTGTTGTAGACGTAGGCCTTGCCCGTGGCACCGCCC from Pseudarthrobacter siccitolerans encodes:
- a CDS encoding SMP-30/gluconolactonase/LRE family protein, which gives rise to MRRTVQRRTAVGFIALLALFLPSALPAAASESSGDDDVIVLQGAKSAEGIAAGEGTTFFAGELNTGDIFRGDIREGKAKRIIDAPEGRMAVGMKADVSNDLLFVAGGATGKAYVYNTETRKTVAEVTLTTKTGSFINDVTLTDDGAWFTNSKYGELYLVKVSHSGEVRKAVRTLTVKGDAASALGPNDFGMNGIAVAEDGDTLIVAHTRDEALYAVDPETGKSDRIKGPNLEFIDGILVKDHTLWAVQNMDNRISRLKLSDNLSSFKVEDVIKSKNFDIPTTVARFGDTLAAVNAKFGRQAARYEVVLVPAWD